A stretch of the Vulcanisaeta souniana JCM 11219 genome encodes the following:
- a CDS encoding ethylbenzene dehydrogenase-related protein, whose amino-acid sequence MRIGLRLTTILAIVLVIIVGVLAMVYPIPLAQAPSGIVAYKVVGSANLAAPGTESFWKEIPAYNVSLVPNLSTQMLPISYNVPTSGLVPYVLVKAAWNGTDIFILLEWPDPYGPSYAGPASIAGPGHWPLVYNPNGPLNMTFLKLLTSTFHKKYFVINASYAVIKGSPRPMEYVLAYLAPHYGVYFYGYYVNVTSGHYYPDRAAIMWYMGSQQNPSDCMNIGAGHPSYQIPGELGQLAQAYLGTNVVEYTGGSLSSGAANIWEWISGATDPQGDNFNYFTNVTWDVENGIDPAAAQQFASNPHGFFINLFDNQTGLYDVGDGGIWYPNATGPEPGYFSEYTGAVYENGYWMVEFVGRLSAPMPDTVNLMPGQTYDVAFAIWFGKAGETSWDKSISPSFIPLTISTSSPPSHAASVIPTAVLTVAIIGIMVAIVAVGLVYYSIRRRG is encoded by the coding sequence ATGAGGATTGGGCTAAGACTGACCACAATACTCGCGATAGTTCTGGTCATAATAGTGGGTGTGCTGGCCATGGTATACCCAATACCGCTTGCGCAGGCTCCATCCGGCATCGTGGCATATAAAGTTGTTGGCAGCGCCAACTTAGCTGCACCAGGCACCGAGAGCTTCTGGAAGGAAATACCTGCGTATAACGTATCTCTTGTACCCAACCTCTCAACTCAGATGCTGCCAATTAGCTACAACGTACCAACATCGGGACTGGTACCTTACGTATTAGTTAAGGCTGCGTGGAACGGTACAGACATATTCATCCTACTAGAATGGCCAGATCCATATGGACCAAGCTATGCTGGTCCTGCCTCAATTGCTGGTCCTGGCCACTGGCCCCTTGTTTATAATCCAAATGGGCCCCTTAACATGACATTCTTAAAGTTATTAACCAGTACGTTCCATAAGAAGTACTTCGTAATTAATGCAAGTTACGCAGTGATTAAGGGTTCTCCAAGGCCTATGGAGTATGTACTTGCCTACTTAGCTCCCCATTATGGCGTCTACTTCTACGGATACTACGTGAACGTAACAAGTGGTCATTATTACCCCGATAGGGCGGCGATAATGTGGTACATGGGTTCACAGCAAAACCCAAGTGATTGCATGAACATAGGTGCCGGGCACCCAAGCTATCAAATACCTGGTGAACTCGGTCAACTCGCACAGGCTTATTTAGGAACCAATGTAGTGGAATACACGGGTGGTTCACTGAGTTCCGGCGCAGCCAATATTTGGGAGTGGATTTCTGGGGCCACTGATCCACAGGGTGATAACTTCAACTATTTTACTAACGTAACGTGGGATGTAGAGAATGGCATCGATCCGGCAGCCGCGCAGCAGTTCGCATCGAATCCGCATGGCTTCTTCATAAACCTATTTGATAATCAGACGGGGCTTTATGACGTAGGTGATGGGGGTATTTGGTATCCAAATGCCACCGGCCCTGAGCCCGGGTATTTCAGCGAATATACTGGCGCTGTTTATGAGAACGGGTATTGGATGGTGGAGTTTGTTGGACGACTATCAGCGCCAATGCCTGACACTGTGAACCTGATGCCGGGCCAGACATATGATGTAGCCTTTGCAATTTGGTTTGGTAAGGCCGGTGAGACCTCCTGGGATAAGTCAATATCACCAAGCTTTATACCACTGACCATATCAACCTCGTCACCACCATCGCATGCCGCATCGGTAATACCCACGGCCGTTTTGACTGTAGCTATAATAGGGATAATGGTTGCCATAGTGGCCGTAGGTCTCGTATATTACTCAATAAGGAGGAGAGGGTGA
- a CDS encoding Rieske 2Fe-2S domain-containing protein, giving the protein MSEGNSGLSMGRRDFLRAVLFVSGAAVVLGMLRGLEYLIPPSIGISSFPRLLLVDENGNPIKASQLPVNAQPTIALFPYPLNNEPNFLLNLGDDNNQPVEIPPTTVIIPQNGVKYEFPGGVGPSKSIVAFSAICQHLGCTFPEMTFYPPGYKAITALGPKDKVLHCSCHGSTYDPYLGGAVVTSPTVRPLPAAVLEWDPSTDQLYAIKMMGPVIYGHPGYDNPTQNTVNNPLGDLQGGSPISGTTTTITTHTNPAISG; this is encoded by the coding sequence ATGAGCGAGGGGAATAGTGGTTTGTCTATGGGTAGAAGAGATTTCCTTAGGGCTGTATTGTTCGTTTCTGGTGCCGCCGTTGTCCTTGGAATGCTTAGGGGACTTGAGTACCTCATTCCGCCATCAATAGGCATTAGCTCATTTCCAAGGTTATTGCTCGTTGATGAGAATGGTAACCCAATAAAGGCGAGCCAGTTACCTGTTAATGCCCAACCAACAATAGCCCTATTCCCATACCCACTCAACAATGAGCCAAACTTCCTATTAAACCTCGGTGATGATAATAATCAACCGGTTGAGATACCGCCAACCACAGTGATCATTCCACAGAATGGAGTTAAGTATGAATTCCCTGGCGGCGTCGGTCCTAGCAAGTCCATAGTTGCCTTCAGCGCTATCTGCCAGCACCTGGGCTGCACATTCCCCGAGATGACATTCTACCCACCTGGGTATAAAGCAATCACAGCATTGGGGCCCAAGGATAAGGTACTTCACTGTTCATGCCATGGTTCTACCTATGATCCTTATTTGGGTGGCGCTGTGGTTACCAGCCCCACGGTTAGGCCATTGCCCGCCGCCGTCCTGGAGTGGGACCCGAGTACAGACCAACTATATGCCATCAAGATGATGGGGCCGGTGATCTACGGACACCCAGGGTACGATAACCCAACGCAAAACACGGTCAACAATCCATTGGGTGATTTACAAGGTGGATCGCCAATAAGTGGTACCACAACAACCATTACAACACATACCAACCCAGCTATATCGGGGTGA
- a CDS encoding cytochrome b, whose product MGNKRDLTDWFAELLHLKDVPFMGVPSYMFSIEYWLGGIAASALAWQVLTGLLLLFYYEPSNAYDSTMSILHNVSFGSIILSSHLYGAYIMIFAVYMHGLYVMLKGGYKKPRGFQWILGVLLFVLTLGVSFIGYSLTGDVLAADAVDVGRGLLTALGMQSLIPIAFGNGTELDLFSRLLAWHITIAAAIILLFLLHFYLAEENGLMPRLKDSGYKVPAMINKNSKDLPPWWPRNFIYMAALVLMIWGIIILIPSILALPSIYPSIPILFSPYPGPSPTSPQAAAVPAYPPWFFLFIYKMLDMPFGLKIDEVLSMIAPLIILLIIPALDRNEKLHPLDRPGILALALIGLIWLIELSVWSAIQPGVPVNPSWAALVMLPPLIIVITGIYATHRSWVRIRGNAFNGGKAGNNKSSSWILSKSTASIIGYVTAILAIIIIALSLILSPINDGPFIGVSWGAALLLLSASIFNYFYVNYV is encoded by the coding sequence ATGGGTAATAAGAGAGACCTCACTGACTGGTTTGCCGAACTTCTTCACCTTAAGGATGTACCGTTTATGGGCGTGCCCAGTTACATGTTTAGTATTGAGTATTGGCTTGGCGGGATAGCCGCCAGCGCGCTCGCTTGGCAAGTATTAACTGGGTTACTGCTTTTATTTTATTACGAACCAAGTAATGCCTATGATTCGACAATGTCCATACTACATAACGTGTCATTCGGCTCAATAATATTGTCATCGCACCTATACGGCGCGTACATCATGATATTTGCCGTATACATGCATGGACTCTATGTAATGCTTAAAGGTGGTTATAAGAAACCCAGGGGATTTCAATGGATCCTTGGTGTGCTGCTATTCGTATTAACGCTTGGTGTATCATTCATTGGGTATTCATTAACTGGGGATGTATTGGCAGCTGACGCTGTGGATGTGGGTAGGGGGTTATTAACGGCATTGGGTATGCAATCATTAATACCCATTGCCTTCGGTAACGGCACGGAACTCGACCTCTTCTCAAGGCTTCTTGCATGGCACATCACGATTGCAGCCGCAATAATACTTCTATTCCTACTACATTTCTACCTGGCCGAAGAGAATGGATTAATGCCCAGACTTAAGGATTCTGGATATAAGGTTCCAGCCATGATCAACAAGAATAGCAAGGACTTACCACCCTGGTGGCCCAGGAACTTCATCTACATGGCTGCTCTCGTACTCATGATCTGGGGCATAATAATACTAATACCATCAATACTGGCGCTACCTAGCATTTATCCAAGCATACCAATACTCTTCTCTCCATACCCCGGGCCCTCACCAACGAGTCCACAGGCAGCCGCAGTGCCTGCTTACCCACCCTGGTTCTTCCTATTCATTTATAAAATGCTTGACATGCCCTTTGGGCTTAAGATAGATGAGGTCCTATCAATGATAGCGCCATTAATAATACTACTAATAATACCCGCACTTGATAGAAACGAAAAATTGCATCCGCTCGATAGGCCAGGCATTCTAGCATTGGCGTTAATTGGCTTGATTTGGCTCATTGAATTGAGCGTATGGAGCGCAATACAGCCTGGCGTGCCCGTTAATCCTTCATGGGCTGCGCTCGTTATGCTACCGCCATTGATAATAGTAATAACCGGTATATATGCAACTCATAGATCCTGGGTAAGGATTAGGGGTAATGCGTTTAACGGGGGTAAGGCCGGCAATAACAAATCTAGTTCATGGATATTGAGTAAATCAACAGCGTCGATCATTGGTTATGTAACGGCCATATTAGCGATAATAATCATTGCTCTATCACTGATCCTAAGCCCAATAAATGATGGGCCATTCATAGGTGTTTCATGGGGCGCGGCACTGCTGTTGCTGTCTGCATCGATATTTAATTACTTCTATGTAAATTACGTTTAG
- a CDS encoding enoyl-CoA hydratase/isomerase family protein codes for MSSVQFNKIMFWNEEGVGVIAVNNGPENAIDLDVLAQLTMALTMANNDNGINWVVITGTGGSFLTVGVPWDSIVPNYASIKELIRGIKALISVMSVMDKPVITILNGSALGLGMELALVSDLVIAPPDVYMCYPEGIVGIPMPLGARIVLKKLPRYKAIGVLTGSPLAIAEAVNYGIVHVVNRENLFGDAKTIIKGLKIPPLIRHQLVDWVRTSINAIDSLYLDALSSVLMDQGRRDELLKAVKNAKLKCISRYRGT; via the coding sequence ATGTCATCTGTTCAATTCAATAAGATAATGTTCTGGAATGAAGAGGGTGTTGGAGTTATTGCTGTTAATAACGGTCCTGAGAACGCTATTGATCTCGATGTACTGGCGCAATTAACTATGGCATTGACGATGGCCAATAATGATAATGGAATTAATTGGGTAGTTATAACGGGGACTGGTGGTTCATTCCTCACCGTTGGTGTACCCTGGGATTCAATAGTGCCTAACTATGCATCAATCAAGGAGTTGATAAGGGGCATCAAGGCACTTATCTCGGTTATGTCCGTGATGGATAAACCCGTGATAACCATACTCAATGGGTCGGCACTGGGTTTAGGGATGGAGCTAGCCCTGGTGAGTGACTTAGTGATTGCACCGCCTGACGTGTATATGTGTTACCCAGAGGGCATAGTTGGTATACCAATGCCCCTTGGAGCCAGGATTGTTCTTAAGAAATTACCCAGGTATAAGGCGATAGGTGTTCTCACGGGATCACCACTGGCAATCGCCGAGGCTGTTAATTATGGGATTGTTCATGTGGTTAATAGGGAGAACCTTTTTGGTGATGCCAAAACGATCATTAAAGGCTTGAAAATACCACCACTCATAAGGCATCAGTTGGTTGATTGGGTTAGGACAAGCATCAACGCCATTGACTCGCTGTATCTAGATGCGCTATCATCCGTGTTGATGGACCAAGGTAGACGCGATGAATTATTAAAGGCTGTAAAGAATGCCAAATTAAAATGCATCTCTAGGTATAGAGGTACTTAG
- a CDS encoding aldo/keto reductase — translation MEYRVFGKTGVKASIIGMGTYYDPGWIVLSRLGIRPNYERRLKALRVGMEGGINFIDTAEIYGSEPLVGEAIRGFDREELFIATKVWPTHLRYNAVIKAAKKSLKRLGVKYIDLYQIHFPNRRVPITETMRAMECLVDNGLIRFIGLSNFNLGQVIEAQNALKKYEIASIQMPYSLVDRRIENDIIPYTRKNGMAVIAYYPLGHGKLISRFPRNALETISRNHGPKTVAQIVLNWIISKHEHVFPIPRASNPDHVGENLGVAGWRLTEEEIKYLEGIIS, via the coding sequence GTGGAGTATAGGGTATTTGGCAAGACTGGTGTTAAGGCGTCCATAATAGGCATGGGCACGTATTACGACCCGGGCTGGATAGTATTATCAAGGCTCGGTATAAGGCCCAACTACGAGAGAAGGCTCAAGGCCTTAAGAGTTGGTATGGAGGGAGGCATTAATTTCATAGATACGGCGGAGATATACGGGTCAGAACCACTGGTTGGTGAAGCTATTAGGGGTTTTGACAGGGAGGAGCTGTTCATAGCCACTAAGGTCTGGCCAACACACCTCAGGTACAACGCAGTCATTAAAGCTGCGAAGAAGAGCCTTAAAAGGCTCGGTGTTAAGTACATAGACCTATACCAAATACATTTTCCGAATAGGAGGGTCCCAATCACGGAGACCATGAGGGCCATGGAATGCCTAGTCGATAATGGCTTAATAAGGTTCATAGGACTTAGCAACTTCAACCTTGGCCAAGTCATTGAAGCCCAGAATGCCCTGAAGAAGTACGAGATTGCCTCTATCCAAATGCCCTATAGCCTGGTAGATAGGAGAATTGAAAATGACATAATACCATACACAAGGAAAAACGGCATGGCAGTGATAGCATATTACCCACTTGGTCATGGTAAACTAATCAGTAGGTTTCCAAGGAATGCCCTGGAAACGATAAGTAGGAACCATGGACCAAAGACCGTGGCCCAAATAGTGCTTAATTGGATAATTAGTAAGCATGAGCATGTATTTCCAATACCTAGGGCCTCGAATCCTGACCATGTTGGGGAGAATCTAGGCGTTGCTGGTTGGAGGCTAACTGAGGAGGAAATTAAGTACCTTGAGGGCATTATTTCTTGA
- a CDS encoding NAD(P)-binding protein has translation MSFNKLFEQITVGGVELSNRIAMSPMATNLATPEGYPTEELVMYYVRRASAGLIITEYTYVNRVDARGTPNQLGLYSDDLIPKFARLTEAIHNAGTKVFVQLVHVGRKTRRDLIWSNTPIAPSNVPLLDPVREMSEDDINRVINDFVKAAIRAERSGFDGIELHGAHGYLIAQFLSPAVNKRNDRYRDGVVFLEELIKEVRNAVSIPIGLRISVTEFDGEGLTPEVVARIIRRVEGLLDYVHLSAGRDGPLGSSMPFYYKRPSFIDEARVVRAVTKLPLFLVGSISTPKDAERVLEVADVVVLGRQLLADPDWPIKVRLSMPIRPCIRCNQSCRLLATREVRCDVNPELGWELLPLPFNGSGEVIVVGGGLMGMETARVLALRGFDVRLYEKSDRLGGQLNEIRDPYKRAELMRLMDYYERELKRLGVKVYLDMEFKDDGDNVIYAVPKERQPEFRDYRGLRILLDSNLYAYQDYVFEWARYNEVYVTENVFRDLDRARAYLLMERYRELGVEFVGSQNSVKADVVINGVYRNQPSIGKTIASGYWLGRTYGRVN, from the coding sequence ATGTCATTTAATAAATTGTTTGAGCAGATTACAGTGGGTGGTGTCGAATTAAGTAATAGGATTGCCATGTCGCCAATGGCCACCAACTTGGCAACACCCGAGGGTTACCCAACGGAGGAGTTAGTAATGTATTACGTTAGGAGGGCCTCCGCCGGCTTAATAATAACTGAGTATACCTACGTAAATAGGGTTGATGCCAGGGGTACGCCGAACCAACTCGGCCTATATAGCGATGACCTAATACCCAAGTTTGCAAGGCTAACGGAGGCTATTCATAACGCTGGTACCAAAGTATTCGTTCAGTTGGTTCATGTTGGTAGGAAGACCAGGAGGGACTTAATATGGAGCAATACGCCGATAGCCCCCTCTAACGTGCCATTGCTTGACCCGGTTAGGGAGATGAGCGAGGATGACATTAATAGGGTCATTAATGATTTTGTTAAGGCGGCCATTAGGGCTGAAAGGAGCGGTTTTGATGGTATTGAGCTTCATGGAGCGCACGGATACTTAATAGCCCAGTTCCTATCGCCTGCCGTAAATAAGAGGAATGATAGGTATAGGGATGGCGTTGTATTCCTTGAGGAGCTAATTAAAGAGGTTAGGAACGCTGTATCCATACCCATTGGCCTGAGGATATCAGTTACTGAGTTCGACGGGGAGGGCTTGACACCAGAGGTGGTTGCCAGGATCATTAGGAGGGTTGAGGGATTACTTGATTACGTTCATCTATCGGCTGGTAGGGATGGGCCATTGGGAAGTTCAATGCCATTCTACTACAAGAGACCGAGCTTTATTGATGAGGCTAGGGTTGTTAGGGCGGTGACCAAGTTACCGCTGTTCCTAGTTGGTTCTATATCTACACCCAAGGATGCCGAGAGGGTTCTTGAGGTTGCCGATGTGGTTGTCCTCGGTAGGCAACTACTTGCTGATCCTGACTGGCCTATTAAGGTCAGGCTTAGCATGCCGATTAGGCCATGTATTAGGTGTAATCAATCATGTAGGTTATTAGCCACTAGGGAGGTTAGGTGTGATGTTAATCCAGAGCTAGGTTGGGAATTACTTCCCCTACCATTCAATGGGTCTGGTGAAGTTATCGTTGTTGGTGGTGGATTAATGGGTATGGAGACAGCCCGTGTATTGGCTCTACGGGGCTTTGATGTTAGGCTTTACGAAAAGTCTGATAGGCTTGGTGGACAACTTAATGAGATCAGGGATCCGTATAAGAGGGCTGAGCTCATGAGGCTCATGGACTATTACGAGAGGGAGTTGAAGAGGTTGGGCGTTAAGGTTTATCTTGATATGGAGTTTAAGGATGATGGAGATAACGTTATTTATGCCGTGCCTAAGGAACGCCAGCCAGAGTTTAGGGATTATAGGGGTTTGAGGATACTCCTTGATTCTAATCTATATGCTTATCAGGATTACGTATTTGAGTGGGCTAGGTATAATGAGGTTTACGTCACTGAAAACGTGTTCAGGGATCTCGATAGGGCAAGGGCTTACCTATTGATGGAGAGGTATAGGGAGTTGGGTGTTGAGTTTGTTGGGTCGCAGAATTCAGTAAAGGCTGACGTGGTCATAAACGGTGTCTACAGGAATCAACCATCAATAGGAAAGACCATAGCAAGTGGTTACTGGCTTGGAAGAACCTACGGTCGGGTTAATTAG
- a CDS encoding Sjogren's syndrome/scleroderma autoantigen 1 family protein, with protein sequence MSVSSRDLVAKKMAQLIRTGATLTNYTCPVCGTPLLKLKTGEYYCANCDRPVVIVRSDAEEKEVMIRYGLMDIRDTLYERLMMINNELKEAKDIDRINELVKSMVLILEAYDKITQIISQGSPKTEATKIERK encoded by the coding sequence GTGAGCGTCAGTAGTAGGGACTTAGTCGCCAAAAAGATGGCTCAATTAATTAGGACCGGAGCGACTCTGACGAATTATACATGCCCAGTTTGCGGTACTCCGTTGCTTAAGTTGAAGACAGGTGAGTATTACTGCGCTAATTGTGATAGGCCCGTAGTCATTGTTAGGTCTGATGCCGAGGAGAAGGAGGTCATGATTAGGTATGGCCTTATGGACATTAGGGACACACTCTATGAGAGGCTTATGATGATTAATAATGAGCTCAAGGAGGCCAAGGACATTGATAGAATAAATGAACTGGTTAAGTCAATGGTACTTATCCTGGAGGCTTACGATAAGATAACACAGATAATAAGCCAAGGATCACCAAAGACCGAGGCAACTAAGATCGAGAGGAAATAG
- a CDS encoding pelota family protein: MKLNFGKDWVDFVVESEDDLYVIYLLIDPGDVIYGWTVREFRGRESSRGERIRIYVGLRVEDLEYHAFRGVLRVRGVLIEVPEWFEGAKGSHHTIELSYGLEYRLVKPGGIDREFISKVLETFSGASISVLLVSVSMEEVAVAHIRRFGRELLGSIPIQGGGKEGEDSLDRFRRSLRNALTQIKQWAQVRRPTHVVVVGNHMTLSMARDVINDELGKLGMPIIYHEQGEGGLAGVYEFERVGGDVLRKLNISLGQEYVDEVFNRLGMGNELVSVGIDEVRKALEFGAVDTLIVLDETYKERGGEMRELVSMVLRTRASLVIIPSSTEGGEKLRSIGGVAALLRFPISSRS, translated from the coding sequence GTGAAGCTTAACTTTGGTAAGGATTGGGTTGACTTCGTGGTTGAGAGCGAGGATGACCTATACGTCATTTACCTGCTAATTGATCCGGGCGACGTTATTTATGGTTGGACGGTCAGGGAGTTTAGGGGTAGGGAGAGTTCCAGGGGTGAGAGGATTAGGATCTACGTTGGCCTTAGGGTCGAGGACCTTGAGTACCATGCATTCAGGGGTGTGCTTAGGGTTAGGGGTGTGTTAATAGAGGTTCCTGAGTGGTTTGAGGGCGCCAAGGGTAGTCACCACACGATAGAGTTGTCCTATGGGCTTGAGTATAGGTTGGTTAAACCGGGCGGTATTGATAGGGAGTTCATTAGTAAGGTCCTGGAGACGTTTAGTGGCGCATCAATAAGTGTGTTATTGGTTTCGGTTTCCATGGAGGAGGTTGCCGTCGCCCATATCCGTAGGTTTGGTAGGGAGTTGCTGGGGTCAATACCGATACAGGGTGGTGGTAAGGAGGGGGAGGACTCACTTGATAGGTTTAGAAGATCCCTTAGGAATGCGTTGACCCAGATCAAGCAGTGGGCGCAGGTTAGGAGGCCGACGCATGTGGTGGTTGTTGGTAACCATATGACTCTTTCGATGGCTAGGGACGTGATTAATGATGAGTTGGGTAAGTTGGGCATGCCCATTATTTATCATGAGCAGGGCGAGGGTGGTTTGGCCGGTGTTTATGAGTTTGAGAGGGTTGGTGGTGATGTTCTTAGGAAGCTGAATATTAGCCTTGGGCAGGAGTACGTTGATGAGGTGTTCAATAGACTGGGTATGGGTAATGAGTTGGTGTCTGTTGGCATTGATGAGGTTAGGAAGGCACTTGAGTTTGGTGCCGTGGATACATTAATAGTACTCGACGAGACATATAAGGAGAGGGGCGGTGAAATGAGGGAGTTAGTTAGTATGGTGCTGAGGACGAGGGCTAGCCTCGTGATAATACCATCAAGTACCGAGGGCGGTGAGAAGCTGAGGAGTATTGGCGGTGTCGCCGCATTACTAAGATTCCCTATTTCCTCTCGATCTTAG
- a CDS encoding MFS transporter translates to MVRYEKWSRIHALIFTVFSISTTIEAYIYSIAYIASGWVSVPRALIALLSIWPPLWLLIGGAVMGPISDAIGRKRSLYLSLIMYVVGSVSLILSINYALLLFSIAILMLAVGGEYNTVMISSHEYFPSSIRSRAVYLILNFTNFGGALATALALANITSVVLQKLALGLTILIIIPVLYLLRSLIPESQYWLRARKVIPEGQWPDLIKEEGNRTSVMLPPLSVRIVIGGLIGWSYTAGFTLMVLTFGPYYFPNLTNWLIFTFSVASFISGIPVSMFADKVSRKLLLLTSSLGSLITSILILSLISSLVNDQYIFWALFILFSILVNTYFLTEDALKSEYWVTRRRGSYTAAVRVMSLGGSIPVIFLSSYLPVSSYLVLATAIFSVGFAASLTWYLIGAETGKGISISAWEHE, encoded by the coding sequence ATGGTTAGGTACGAAAAATGGAGCAGGATACATGCACTAATTTTCACGGTGTTTTCCATAAGTACCACGATTGAGGCCTACATATATTCCATAGCCTACATAGCCTCTGGCTGGGTCTCGGTACCAAGAGCCTTAATTGCCCTACTATCTATTTGGCCGCCTCTATGGCTACTAATCGGCGGTGCCGTAATGGGGCCTATCTCAGATGCCATTGGTAGGAAGAGGAGCCTTTACTTATCGTTGATTATGTACGTAGTGGGTTCCGTGAGCCTAATACTTAGTATTAACTACGCATTATTGCTGTTTTCCATAGCCATACTAATGCTCGCCGTTGGAGGTGAGTATAATACGGTTATGATCTCATCCCATGAATACTTCCCAAGTAGCATCAGGAGCCGTGCTGTTTACTTAATACTTAACTTTACGAATTTCGGCGGTGCCTTAGCAACGGCCCTAGCCCTGGCAAACATAACATCGGTAGTGCTTCAAAAACTCGCACTTGGGCTGACAATACTCATAATAATCCCAGTGCTTTACCTACTTAGGTCATTAATTCCTGAATCACAATACTGGCTCAGGGCTAGGAAGGTAATCCCCGAGGGTCAGTGGCCTGATTTAATTAAGGAGGAAGGTAATCGTACATCAGTAATGTTACCACCATTATCAGTTAGGATAGTGATTGGTGGCTTAATTGGCTGGTCATATACAGCGGGCTTCACATTAATGGTATTAACCTTCGGGCCCTACTACTTCCCTAACCTTACTAATTGGCTTATTTTCACCTTCTCGGTGGCGTCCTTCATCTCCGGAATACCAGTGAGCATGTTTGCCGATAAGGTTAGTAGAAAGTTACTATTACTCACTTCATCGTTAGGATCCCTAATTACCTCAATACTCATACTATCACTAATTAGCAGTCTCGTGAACGATCAATACATCTTCTGGGCGCTCTTCATACTATTTTCAATACTCGTAAATACATACTTCCTAACCGAGGACGCACTAAAATCTGAGTATTGGGTTACGAGGCGCAGGGGCTCCTACACCGCGGCTGTTAGGGTTATGTCATTGGGTGGTTCAATACCTGTGATATTCCTATCATCTTACCTGCCAGTGAGCTCATACTTAGTATTGGCGACCGCAATATTCAGTGTTGGTTTTGCGGCATCCCTTACCTGGTACTTAATTGGTGCTGAGACTGGTAAGGGAATTAGTATTAGTGCGTGGGAACATGAGTAA
- a CDS encoding carbohydrate kinase family protein, which translates to MSNNEDKFDLMIISDCVLDIYYRVRELPIKAGDVAVSDIIALSPGGACTTAIVARKLGLKVAVIDRVGDDPFSDILIKYLNDVGVHTGFIKRVRGFVTISNNIIDADDHAFMGYLGVGKELTINDINENIIRNSRAVFINGFYASFTRDIIKVFAEVIRIARKYSVPIFLDTGPSISNTDLMINLLKSVSTVFINEKEMRRLFGDINGLANTTRGTDVIAVVKLGSNGAALVHNGVIHQCQPYNVSNAATTIGAGDTFNAAYMAGIMHGLSPMNSCDLGNKIAALRIQYLTPIELHNLEGLITW; encoded by the coding sequence ATGAGTAATAATGAGGATAAATTTGACCTAATGATAATCTCTGACTGCGTCTTAGATATTTATTATAGGGTTAGGGAATTACCTATTAAGGCTGGTGACGTTGCCGTATCCGATATAATTGCCCTATCACCCGGCGGTGCATGCACAACGGCCATAGTAGCCCGTAAACTAGGCCTTAAGGTCGCAGTCATTGATAGGGTTGGTGATGACCCATTCTCCGACATACTCATTAAGTACCTTAATGACGTCGGCGTGCACACGGGATTTATAAAAAGGGTGCGTGGTTTCGTAACAATATCCAATAATATAATTGACGCTGATGACCACGCATTCATGGGTTACCTAGGCGTTGGTAAGGAACTAACTATTAATGATATTAATGAGAATATTATCAGGAATTCGAGGGCTGTATTTATCAATGGCTTCTATGCCTCATTTACGAGAGACATTATCAAAGTATTCGCAGAGGTAATTAGAATTGCCCGTAAGTACTCAGTCCCTATATTCCTCGATACGGGACCCTCCATTAGTAATACGGACCTCATGATTAACCTCCTTAAGTCAGTAAGTACCGTCTTTATAAATGAGAAGGAGATGAGGAGGTTATTTGGTGATATAAATGGTTTAGCTAACACCACACGTGGTACTGACGTTATTGCCGTAGTGAAGCTAGGCAGTAATGGCGCTGCCCTGGTACATAATGGAGTAATTCATCAATGCCAACCTTATAACGTGAGTAATGCAGCGACAACAATAGGCGCTGGTGATACATTTAATGCTGCTTACATGGCTGGCATCATGCATGGTCTGAGTCCCATGAATTCCTGCGATTTAGGTAACAAAATTGCTGCATTAAGGATTCAATACCTAACGCCAATCGAGCTACACAACCTCGAGGGTCTCATTACGTGGTAA